The Lycium ferocissimum isolate CSIRO_LF1 chromosome 1, AGI_CSIRO_Lferr_CH_V1, whole genome shotgun sequence genome includes a region encoding these proteins:
- the LOC132057998 gene encoding growth-regulating factor 4-like isoform X2, which yields MLFQPVGYCSYYGKKFDPEPGRCRRTDGKKWRCSKDAHPDSKYCERHMHRGRNRSRKPVESQTTSQSLSTSISHITTGSSNRSGSFQSNSSGSFQNMPLYSVANSDGMSYGSTTTKLQMEPASYGINNKDYRYLHGMPPDADVAGSNTDNMWRLMPSQIPSKPMTNPKNDSQLLGGSSANPFEPVIKSKQQPQHCFFSSDIGSPGTVKQEPQNPMRSFFDEWPTSKESWSNLDEVSSKNNFSTTQLSISIPNAPSGFSSRSACSRNDA from the exons ATGCTATTTCAGCCAG TGGGTTACTGTTCCTATTATGGGAAGAAGTTTGACCCCGAGCCAGGAAGGTGTAGAAGGACAGATGGAAAGAAGTGGAGGTGCTCGAAAGATGCACATCCTGACTCCAAATATTGTGAGCGGCACATGCATCGCGGCCGTAACCGTTCAAGAAAGCCTGTGGAATCTCAAACTACATCCCAGTCCTTGTCGACAAGTATATCACACATTACTACTGGGAGCAGCAATAGAAGTGGAAGTTTCCAAAGCAATAGCAGTGGAAGCTTTCAAAATATGCCATTATATTCCGTTGCTAATTCAGATGGAATGAGTTATGGAAGCACTACTACGAAACTGCAGATGGAGCCTGCCTCCTATGGGATAAATAACAAGGACTATAG GTATCTCCATGGAATGCCTCCTGATGCTGATGTGGCTGGTTCTAACACGGACAACATGTGGCGTCTGATGCCATCACAAATCCCGTCAAAGCCCATGACTAATCCGAAAAATGACTCCCAGCTGCTGGGCGGCTCCTCAGCTAATCCATTTGAACCTGTGATTAAATCAAAACAGCAACCCCAACATTGCTTCTTTAGCAGTGACATAGGCTCGCCTGGTACAGTAAAGCAGGAGCCGCAGAATCCAATGCGCTCGTTCTTTGACGAGTGGCCTACATCCAAAGAATCGTGGTCCAATCTCGACGAGGTGTCCagcaaaaataatttctccacCACTCAGCTGTCCATATCCATTCCAAATGCTCCTTCTGGATTCTCTTCAAGGAGTGCTTGTTCCCGAAATG ATGCTTGA
- the LOC132057998 gene encoding growth-regulating factor 4-like isoform X1 gives MSGTLEMGVGVGYDYGFRPPFTAVQWQELEHQAMIYKYLVAGLPVPPDLVAPIRRSFNAISARFFNHPSLGYCSYYGKKFDPEPGRCRRTDGKKWRCSKDAHPDSKYCERHMHRGRNRSRKPVESQTTSQSLSTSISHITTGSSNRSGSFQSNSSGSFQNMPLYSVANSDGMSYGSTTTKLQMEPASYGINNKDYRYLHGMPPDADVAGSNTDNMWRLMPSQIPSKPMTNPKNDSQLLGGSSANPFEPVIKSKQQPQHCFFSSDIGSPGTVKQEPQNPMRSFFDEWPTSKESWSNLDEVSSKNNFSTTQLSISIPNAPSGFSSRSACSRNDA, from the exons ATGAGTGGGACCTTGGAaatgggggtgggggtggggtatGACTATGGATTCCGGCCACCGTTTACGGCGGTGCAGTGGCAGGAATTGGAGCATCAAGCAATGATTTATAAGTATTTGGTGGCAGGATTACCTGTGCCGCCGGACCTGGTAGCACCGATTCGCCGGAGTTTTAATGCTATTTCAGCCAGGTTCTTCAATCATCCTAGCT TGGGTTACTGTTCCTATTATGGGAAGAAGTTTGACCCCGAGCCAGGAAGGTGTAGAAGGACAGATGGAAAGAAGTGGAGGTGCTCGAAAGATGCACATCCTGACTCCAAATATTGTGAGCGGCACATGCATCGCGGCCGTAACCGTTCAAGAAAGCCTGTGGAATCTCAAACTACATCCCAGTCCTTGTCGACAAGTATATCACACATTACTACTGGGAGCAGCAATAGAAGTGGAAGTTTCCAAAGCAATAGCAGTGGAAGCTTTCAAAATATGCCATTATATTCCGTTGCTAATTCAGATGGAATGAGTTATGGAAGCACTACTACGAAACTGCAGATGGAGCCTGCCTCCTATGGGATAAATAACAAGGACTATAG GTATCTCCATGGAATGCCTCCTGATGCTGATGTGGCTGGTTCTAACACGGACAACATGTGGCGTCTGATGCCATCACAAATCCCGTCAAAGCCCATGACTAATCCGAAAAATGACTCCCAGCTGCTGGGCGGCTCCTCAGCTAATCCATTTGAACCTGTGATTAAATCAAAACAGCAACCCCAACATTGCTTCTTTAGCAGTGACATAGGCTCGCCTGGTACAGTAAAGCAGGAGCCGCAGAATCCAATGCGCTCGTTCTTTGACGAGTGGCCTACATCCAAAGAATCGTGGTCCAATCTCGACGAGGTGTCCagcaaaaataatttctccacCACTCAGCTGTCCATATCCATTCCAAATGCTCCTTCTGGATTCTCTTCAAGGAGTGCTTGTTCCCGAAATG ATGCTTGA
- the LOC132030886 gene encoding protein ENHANCED DISEASE RESISTANCE 2-like isoform X2, with protein sequence MSKVVHEGWMVRYGRRKIGKSFLHMRYFVLETRLLAYFKTKPQGNAAPIKTLQIDGNFRVEDRGLKTHHGQMVYVLSVYNMKEKYDQITMAAFNIQEALIWKEKIESVIDQHQEAQGGNRNKYNDFKSGTESTGRTASDQESPFSAAEDEDDSQPNMMRGSTMGTGPPESVVDWTKESESDLANPKYRRLLYCQNGLRIFEELLNVDLLPKGCSRAMKAVGVVEATCEEIFELVMSMDATRFEWDCSFQYGSLVEEVDGHTAILYHRLQLDWFPRFIWPRDLCYVRYWRRNDDGSYVVLFRSREHKNCGPLPGYVRAHIESGGFNISPLKPRNGRPRTQVQQLMQIDLKGWGVGFMPSFQQHCLFQMLNSVAGLREYFSQTDERAAAPRIPVMVNMTSPSISSKKSQKQSHHRTPSLDQIRAANRNAASMMDEYSDEDEDFQGTDQEVSSPGLEHETIKTALEEEPLEHIDLSTFSGNLRHDDSDNGRDCWTISDGNNFRVRGKNFCSDKTKVSAGKPLMDLVAVDWFKDSKRMDHVARRPGCAAQVASEKGLFTLVINLQVPGSTHYSMIFYFVMKKLIPGSLLQRFVDGDDEFRNSRMKLIPSVPKGSWIVRQSVGSSPCLLGKAVDCNYIRGPKYLEIDVDVGSSTVANGVMGLVIGVITSLVVDMAFVVQGNTPDELPEPLIGAARICHIELSSAVVPKLEPDASTE encoded by the exons ATGTCGAAGGTGGTGCATGAGGGATGGATGGTGAGGTACGGAAGGAGGAAGATAGGGAAATCGTTCCTTCATATGCGTTATTTTGTTCTCGAGACTCGTTTGTTGGCCTACTTCAAGACGAAGCCTCAGGGCAATGCT GCTCCAATCAAGACACTTCAAATTGATGGTAATTTTCGGGTGGAGGACCGAGGCTTGAAGACTCATCATGGACAA ATGGTTTACGTCTTATCGGTTTATAACATGAAAGAGAAGTATGATCAAATCACG ATGGCAGCTTTCAACATTCAGGAAGCActaatttggaaagaaaaaatcGAATCCGTGATTGACCAG CATCAAGAAGCACAAGGTGGTAATCGTAACAAATACAATGATTTCAAATCTGGGACGGAGAGTACTGGTAGGACTGCTTCAGATCAGGAAAGTCC gTTTAGTGCTGCTGAGGATGAAGACGATTCTCAACCGAACATGATGCGGGGATCCACAATGGGAACTG GTCCTCCCGAGTCCGTGGTCGACTGGACAAAGGAATCAGAGTCGGATTTGGCAAACCCGAAGTATAGGCGCTTGCTTTACTGCCAAAACG GCCTTCGCATTTTTGAGGAGCTTCTCAATGTTGATTTACTA CCAAAGGGTTGTAGTAGAGCTATGAAGGCAGTTGGCGTCGTGGAGGCAACTTGTGAAGAAATATTTGAGCTTGTGATGAGCATGGATGCAACACGTTTTGA GTGGGATTGTAGCTTCCAGTATGGTAGTTTGGTTGAGGAGGTAGATGGACACACAGCAATACTCTATCACAGACTTCAACTCGACTGGTTTCCAAG GTTTATTTGGCCTCGTGATCTTTGTTATGTGCGATATTGGCGTCGAAATGATGATGGCAGTTACG TTGTGTTATTTCGTTCTAGGGAGCATAAGAATTGTGGTCCGCTACCTGGATATGTTCGAGCACATATTGAGA GCGGTGGATTCAATATTTCACCCCTCAAACCGCGTAACGGGAGGCCAAGAACTCAAGTGCAGCAACTTATGCAGATAGATTTGAAAGGGTGGGGTGTGGGCTTCATGCCGTCATTTCAGCAACATTGTCTGTTTCAGATGTTAAACAGCGTTGCAG GACTTCGCGAATACTTTTCTCAAACCGATGAGAGGGCAGCTGCTCCAAGAATTCCAGTTATGGTTAATATGACCTCACCGTCCATCTCTTCCAAGAAGAGCCAAAAACAGTCTCATCATCGTACTCCATCTTTAGACCAAATACGTGCTGCAAATAGAAATGCAGCATCAATGATGGATGAGTACTCTGACGAGGATGAGGATTTTCAAGGCACTGATCAAGAG GTATCATCACCCGGCCTTGAACACGAAACGATTAAAACTG CCCTTGAAGAAGAACCTCTGGAGCATATTGATTTGTCCACTTTTTCGGGTAATCTCCGACATGATGACAGTGATAATGGCCGCGATTGCTGGACAATATCTGATGGAAATAACTTCAGAGTTCGTGGCAAGAATTTTTGCAGTGACAAAACAAAG GTTTCAGCTGGTAAACCTCTCATGGATCTTGTCGCAGTCGACTGGTTCAAGGATAGTAAACGAATGGACCATGTTGCTAGGCGCCCTGGTTGTGCGGCACAG GTTGCTTCAGAAAAAGGACTATTTACTTTGGTTATAAATTTGCAA GTACCTGGATCGACACACTACagcatgattttctattttgtCATGAAAAAGTTGATACCTGGTTCGCTCTTGCAACGGTTTGTTGATGGAGATGATGAGTTCCGGAATAGTAGAATGAAGCTAATCCCGTCCGTGCCAAAG GGTTCGTGGATTGTGCGTCAGAGTGTTGGAAGTTCCCCCTGTTTACTAGGAAAGGCAGTCGATTGCAACTATATCCGCGGACCCAAGTATTTGGAG ATTGACGTTGATGTTGGTTCTTCCACTGTGGCAAATGGAGTAATGGGGCTTGTCATTGGCGTAATTACATCACTAGTCGTTGACATGGCTTTTGTTGTACAG GGCAACACCCCTGATGAGTTGCCAGAGCCGCTTATAGGCGCTGCACGCATTTGTCATATAGAGCTGTCATCTGCTGTTGTACCAAAGCTGGAACCTGACGCATCGACAGAGTAG
- the LOC132030877 gene encoding cell division cycle 20.2, cofactor of APC complex-like, which produces MDAGSRYNKFRPPLVNQTSHKKKNSQENLDRFIPNRSAMDFDYAHYMLSGGKVKKEHVGVNSPSKEAYSKQLAEIFNMNRTRILAFKNKPPPSVERVSESPSHIQQSRTVKKRRYIPQSPERTLDAPEILDDFYLNLLDWGSSNVIAIALGKFVYLWDASNGSTTELLEVDDDFGPVTGVSWSPDGRHLAVALNNSHVQLWDTQSSRLLRTLRGHRLRVGSLDWNGHILTTGGMDCMIINNDVRVRSHIVGTYRGHNQEICGLKWSASGQQLASGGNDNLVHIWSLSMGSPNNATQHQWVHRMTDHTAAVKALSWCPFQSNMVASGGGVGDQCIKFWNTNTGACLNSVNTGSQVCSLLWNRHERELLSSHGFTDNQLTVWKYPSMTKISELFGHTSRVLHMVQSPDGYTVATAAADETLRLWNVFGNPEKAKPVPKRKLEPFFDLAQIR; this is translated from the exons ATGGATGCAGGGAGTAGATACAACAAGTTTCGTCCACCTCTTGTTAATCAAACGTCTcacaagaagaaaaattctcaagaaaat CTGGACAGGTTCATTCCCAATCGTTCTGCGATGGATTTTGACTATGCACATTACATGCTCAGTGGTGGAAAGGTTAAAAAGGAACACGTTGGAGTAAATTCTCCATCTAAAGAAGCTTACTCGAAGCAATTAGCAGAAATTTTCAACATGAATAGAACGAGGATCCTTGCTTTTAAGAATAAGCCTCCACCTTCGGTTGAGAGAGTTTCTGAATCTCCATCACATATTCAACAGTCAAGAACCGTTAAAAAGAGGAGATACATTCCCCAA TCTCCGGAAAGGACCCTGGATGCTCCAGAAATCCTAGATGATTTTTATCTCAATTTGTTAGACTGGGGAAGCAGTAACGTTATTGCCATTGCCTTaggaaaatttgtatatctgTGGGACGCTTCCAATGGGTCTACTACTGAGCTTCTCGAGGTCGATGATGATTTTGGGCCAGTGACCGGTGTCAGCTGGTCACCAGATGGAAGACACCTTGCAGTGGCCTTGAATAATTCACACGTTCAGCTGTGGGACACCCAGTCCAGCCGATTG CTGAGGACTTTACGAGGACACAGATTAAGGGTTGGCTCACTTGATTGGAATGGCCACATACTGACAACTGGAGGCATGGACTGTATGATCATCAACAATGATGTGCGTGTAAGATCCCACATAGTTGGAACATACAGGGGACACAATCAGGAGATATGCGGATTGAAGTGGTCTGCTTCAGGCCAGCAATTGGCTAGTGGAGGGAACGACAATTTGGTTCATATATGGAGCCTATCGATGGGGTCTCCTAATAATGCTACACAACACCAATGGGTTCACCGTATGACAGATCACACAGCTGCTGTAAAAGCTCTTTCCTGGTGTCCTTTCCAGAGTAATATGGTTGCCTCGGGTGGTGGTGTTGGCGATCAGTGCATAAAGTTTTGGAACACCAACACCGGGGCGTGCTTGAACTCTGTGAATACAGGTTCACAAGTCTGTTCCTTGCTTTGGAATCGACACGAGCGTGAGCTTTTGAGTTCTCATGGATTTACGGACAACCAGCTCACTGTTTGGAAATATCCTTCTATGACGAAAATTTCAGAACTTTTCGGTCACACATCGAGAGTTCTTCATATGGTTCAG AGTCCCGATGGCTATACTGTGGCAACTGCAGCAGCTGACGAGACGCTAAGATTATGGAATGTTTTTGGAAATCCTGAAAAGGCTAAGCCTGTGCCAAAGAGAAAGCTAGAACCATTTTTTGACTTGGCTCAGATTAGATAA
- the LOC132030886 gene encoding protein ENHANCED DISEASE RESISTANCE 2-like isoform X1 translates to MSKVVHEGWMVRYGRRKIGKSFLHMRYFVLETRLLAYFKTKPQGNAAPIKTLQIDGNFRVEDRGLKTHHGQMVYVLSVYNMKEKYDQITMAAFNIQEALIWKEKIESVIDQHQEAQGGNRNKYNDFKSGTESTGRTASDQESPFSAAEDEDDSQPNMMRGSTMGTVIGPPESVVDWTKESESDLANPKYRRLLYCQNGLRIFEELLNVDLLPKGCSRAMKAVGVVEATCEEIFELVMSMDATRFEWDCSFQYGSLVEEVDGHTAILYHRLQLDWFPRFIWPRDLCYVRYWRRNDDGSYVVLFRSREHKNCGPLPGYVRAHIESGGFNISPLKPRNGRPRTQVQQLMQIDLKGWGVGFMPSFQQHCLFQMLNSVAGLREYFSQTDERAAAPRIPVMVNMTSPSISSKKSQKQSHHRTPSLDQIRAANRNAASMMDEYSDEDEDFQGTDQEVSSPGLEHETIKTALEEEPLEHIDLSTFSGNLRHDDSDNGRDCWTISDGNNFRVRGKNFCSDKTKVSAGKPLMDLVAVDWFKDSKRMDHVARRPGCAAQVASEKGLFTLVINLQVPGSTHYSMIFYFVMKKLIPGSLLQRFVDGDDEFRNSRMKLIPSVPKGSWIVRQSVGSSPCLLGKAVDCNYIRGPKYLEIDVDVGSSTVANGVMGLVIGVITSLVVDMAFVVQGNTPDELPEPLIGAARICHIELSSAVVPKLEPDASTE, encoded by the exons ATGTCGAAGGTGGTGCATGAGGGATGGATGGTGAGGTACGGAAGGAGGAAGATAGGGAAATCGTTCCTTCATATGCGTTATTTTGTTCTCGAGACTCGTTTGTTGGCCTACTTCAAGACGAAGCCTCAGGGCAATGCT GCTCCAATCAAGACACTTCAAATTGATGGTAATTTTCGGGTGGAGGACCGAGGCTTGAAGACTCATCATGGACAA ATGGTTTACGTCTTATCGGTTTATAACATGAAAGAGAAGTATGATCAAATCACG ATGGCAGCTTTCAACATTCAGGAAGCActaatttggaaagaaaaaatcGAATCCGTGATTGACCAG CATCAAGAAGCACAAGGTGGTAATCGTAACAAATACAATGATTTCAAATCTGGGACGGAGAGTACTGGTAGGACTGCTTCAGATCAGGAAAGTCC gTTTAGTGCTGCTGAGGATGAAGACGATTCTCAACCGAACATGATGCGGGGATCCACAATGGGAACTG TGATAGGTCCTCCCGAGTCCGTGGTCGACTGGACAAAGGAATCAGAGTCGGATTTGGCAAACCCGAAGTATAGGCGCTTGCTTTACTGCCAAAACG GCCTTCGCATTTTTGAGGAGCTTCTCAATGTTGATTTACTA CCAAAGGGTTGTAGTAGAGCTATGAAGGCAGTTGGCGTCGTGGAGGCAACTTGTGAAGAAATATTTGAGCTTGTGATGAGCATGGATGCAACACGTTTTGA GTGGGATTGTAGCTTCCAGTATGGTAGTTTGGTTGAGGAGGTAGATGGACACACAGCAATACTCTATCACAGACTTCAACTCGACTGGTTTCCAAG GTTTATTTGGCCTCGTGATCTTTGTTATGTGCGATATTGGCGTCGAAATGATGATGGCAGTTACG TTGTGTTATTTCGTTCTAGGGAGCATAAGAATTGTGGTCCGCTACCTGGATATGTTCGAGCACATATTGAGA GCGGTGGATTCAATATTTCACCCCTCAAACCGCGTAACGGGAGGCCAAGAACTCAAGTGCAGCAACTTATGCAGATAGATTTGAAAGGGTGGGGTGTGGGCTTCATGCCGTCATTTCAGCAACATTGTCTGTTTCAGATGTTAAACAGCGTTGCAG GACTTCGCGAATACTTTTCTCAAACCGATGAGAGGGCAGCTGCTCCAAGAATTCCAGTTATGGTTAATATGACCTCACCGTCCATCTCTTCCAAGAAGAGCCAAAAACAGTCTCATCATCGTACTCCATCTTTAGACCAAATACGTGCTGCAAATAGAAATGCAGCATCAATGATGGATGAGTACTCTGACGAGGATGAGGATTTTCAAGGCACTGATCAAGAG GTATCATCACCCGGCCTTGAACACGAAACGATTAAAACTG CCCTTGAAGAAGAACCTCTGGAGCATATTGATTTGTCCACTTTTTCGGGTAATCTCCGACATGATGACAGTGATAATGGCCGCGATTGCTGGACAATATCTGATGGAAATAACTTCAGAGTTCGTGGCAAGAATTTTTGCAGTGACAAAACAAAG GTTTCAGCTGGTAAACCTCTCATGGATCTTGTCGCAGTCGACTGGTTCAAGGATAGTAAACGAATGGACCATGTTGCTAGGCGCCCTGGTTGTGCGGCACAG GTTGCTTCAGAAAAAGGACTATTTACTTTGGTTATAAATTTGCAA GTACCTGGATCGACACACTACagcatgattttctattttgtCATGAAAAAGTTGATACCTGGTTCGCTCTTGCAACGGTTTGTTGATGGAGATGATGAGTTCCGGAATAGTAGAATGAAGCTAATCCCGTCCGTGCCAAAG GGTTCGTGGATTGTGCGTCAGAGTGTTGGAAGTTCCCCCTGTTTACTAGGAAAGGCAGTCGATTGCAACTATATCCGCGGACCCAAGTATTTGGAG ATTGACGTTGATGTTGGTTCTTCCACTGTGGCAAATGGAGTAATGGGGCTTGTCATTGGCGTAATTACATCACTAGTCGTTGACATGGCTTTTGTTGTACAG GGCAACACCCCTGATGAGTTGCCAGAGCCGCTTATAGGCGCTGCACGCATTTGTCATATAGAGCTGTCATCTGCTGTTGTACCAAAGCTGGAACCTGACGCATCGACAGAGTAG